The Catenulispora sp. GP43 genome includes a window with the following:
- a CDS encoding NAD-dependent epimerase/dehydratase family protein yields MRILMLGGTGFVGRAVVEDALSRGHEVAIFNRGRSGSALFPQVQRLVGDRDTDDYSALATGEWDAVVDSSGYVPRHVNKAMDALGDRVGRYVFVSSHAVYERSGVGPGSTEDTPRRAPVRDTEELFEETYGPLKVACEDDVQARFGERASIVRPGKVAGPHDPQNGLTYYVRRAAAGGRLALPGRPEQPVQLIDVRDAARLMVRLIEDGRGGAYNAVGPAETLTMADVIGLCAKAAGTEVEIVPVPEQDAQGTFFPLIRDPEDWHRMQRDPARAVAAGMPQTPFATTVADVLAWDRERGLPPLPFGFTEEEEAKALAEAG; encoded by the coding sequence ATGCGCATTCTGATGTTGGGCGGCACCGGCTTCGTCGGCCGGGCCGTGGTCGAGGACGCCCTCTCCCGTGGTCACGAGGTGGCCATCTTCAACCGCGGACGCTCCGGCTCCGCCTTGTTCCCCCAGGTCCAGCGCCTCGTCGGCGACCGGGACACCGATGACTACTCCGCCTTGGCGACCGGTGAATGGGACGCGGTCGTGGACTCGTCCGGGTACGTGCCCCGCCACGTCAACAAGGCCATGGACGCCCTCGGCGACCGCGTCGGCCGCTACGTCTTCGTCTCCAGCCACGCGGTGTACGAGCGCAGCGGCGTGGGGCCCGGCTCGACCGAGGACACCCCGCGGCGCGCGCCGGTCCGCGACACCGAGGAGCTCTTCGAGGAGACCTACGGGCCGCTGAAGGTCGCGTGCGAGGACGACGTCCAGGCCCGCTTCGGCGAGCGCGCGAGCATCGTGCGCCCGGGCAAGGTCGCCGGTCCGCACGATCCGCAGAACGGCCTGACCTACTACGTGCGCCGCGCCGCCGCCGGCGGCCGGCTCGCGCTGCCGGGCCGACCCGAGCAGCCGGTGCAGCTCATCGACGTCCGCGACGCCGCGCGCCTGATGGTGCGCCTGATCGAGGACGGCCGCGGCGGCGCGTACAACGCCGTCGGCCCGGCCGAGACGCTCACCATGGCCGACGTGATCGGGCTGTGCGCGAAGGCGGCCGGCACCGAAGTGGAGATCGTCCCGGTGCCGGAGCAGGACGCGCAGGGCACATTCTTCCCGCTGATCCGCGACCCGGAGGACTGGCACCGCATGCAGCGCGACCCGGCGCGGGCCGTGGCGGCGGGGATGCCGCAGACGCCGTTCGCGACGACGGTCGCCGACGTGCTGGCGTGGGACCGGGAGCGCGGGCTGCCGCCGCTGCCGTTCGGCTTCACCGAGGAGGAAGAGGCCAAGGCGCTGGCCGAGGCCGGGTAG
- the xylB gene encoding xylulokinase, producing MTRNTLVAGVDSSTRACTVVIRDAATGEQVRRGSAAHPGGTEVHPSAWWEALGQAAAEAGGLEDVAAVSVAGQQHGMVCLDDEGAVVRPALLWNDTRSARAAADLVAELGGPAAWADAVGTVPVAALTVAKLRWLAEHEPGRAKSTAAVCLPHDWLTWRLAEDRDIRALSTDRSDASGTGYYSPAAGAYRPDLLELAFGAQPLVPKVLGPAETASILRPSSGFAPADSPRMRLGAAGLNPLLVAAGAGDNAAAALGLGAGPGDVVVSIGTSGTVFACYEAPIADPTGAVAGFADATGRHLPLVCTLNAARVLDAAAALLGVSLGELSRLALSAPAGADGLTLIPYLEGERTPNRPDATGTLHGLRLTNSTPAHLARAYIEGMLCGLADGLDALTAAGVPVERILLVGGAARSEAVRAMAPAVLGRPVLVPRAGEYVADGAAMQAAWALSGAAEPPAWGGYEAERSEAEPVPWLRERYHEYRDA from the coding sequence ATGACCCGTAATACCCTGGTTGCGGGCGTCGACTCCTCGACGCGAGCGTGCACGGTCGTGATCCGCGACGCCGCCACCGGCGAGCAGGTCCGCCGGGGCTCCGCGGCGCACCCCGGCGGCACCGAGGTCCACCCCTCGGCCTGGTGGGAGGCCCTCGGGCAGGCGGCCGCCGAGGCCGGCGGGCTGGAGGACGTCGCCGCGGTCTCGGTCGCCGGACAGCAGCACGGCATGGTCTGCCTGGACGACGAGGGCGCGGTGGTGCGCCCGGCGCTGCTGTGGAACGACACGCGCTCGGCCCGGGCCGCGGCCGACCTGGTCGCCGAACTGGGCGGCCCGGCGGCGTGGGCGGACGCCGTCGGCACCGTCCCGGTCGCCGCGCTGACCGTGGCCAAACTGCGGTGGCTGGCCGAGCACGAGCCGGGCCGGGCCAAGAGCACCGCGGCCGTCTGCCTGCCGCACGACTGGCTGACCTGGCGCCTGGCCGAGGACCGCGACATCAGGGCACTGAGCACGGACCGCAGCGACGCCTCCGGGACCGGCTACTACTCCCCCGCCGCCGGCGCCTACCGCCCGGACCTGCTCGAGTTGGCCTTCGGAGCGCAGCCGCTGGTCCCGAAGGTTCTCGGCCCGGCCGAGACCGCGAGCATCCTGCGGCCCTCGTCCGGCTTCGCGCCGGCCGACTCCCCGCGCATGCGGCTCGGCGCGGCCGGGCTGAACCCGCTGCTGGTCGCCGCGGGCGCCGGCGACAACGCGGCCGCGGCGCTGGGCCTGGGCGCCGGGCCCGGCGACGTGGTGGTGTCCATCGGCACCTCCGGCACGGTATTCGCCTGCTACGAGGCCCCGATCGCCGACCCGACCGGCGCGGTCGCGGGCTTCGCCGACGCCACCGGCCGCCACCTGCCGCTGGTCTGCACCCTGAACGCGGCCCGGGTCCTGGACGCGGCCGCCGCGCTGCTGGGCGTCAGCCTCGGCGAGCTGTCCCGCCTGGCGCTGTCCGCCCCGGCCGGCGCCGACGGCCTGACGCTGATCCCGTACCTGGAGGGCGAGCGCACCCCGAACCGCCCGGACGCCACCGGCACCCTGCACGGCCTGCGCCTGACCAACTCCACCCCGGCCCACCTGGCGCGCGCCTACATCGAGGGCATGCTGTGCGGCCTGGCCGACGGCCTGGACGCGCTGACCGCGGCCGGCGTCCCGGTGGAGCGCATCCTGCTGGTCGGCGGCGCGGCCCGCTCCGAGGCGGTGCGGGCGATGGCGCCGGCGGTGCTCGGCCGCCCGGTGCTGGTGCCGCGCGCCGGGGAGTACGTCGCCGACGGCGCCGCGATGCAGGCGGCGTGGGCGCTGAGCGGGGCGGCGGAGCCGCCGGCGTGGGGCGGGTACGAGGCGGAGCGGTCCGAGGCGGAGCCGGTGCCGTGGCTGCGGGAGCGGTATCACGAGTATCGGGACGCGTGA
- a CDS encoding MFS transporter, translating into MTGAESPTEMEPLAETDAPAELGPGPVAAAAATSALAEAEAPAATSARTHFRRFWLGDTVSQFGDRVTELALPLIAAVTLRASATEVSVLAAVAWLPNLLGVLLGAWVDRRPGKRRLMIAADLTRAAVLLSLPTAAAFHAVTLGQLYCVALLCGAAAVLFNTSYPPFFAYLVPRSEYVSANSKLSATRSASFMGGPALGGALIAATSAAFAVLADSVSFLFSALTISRVPVDEPEPEPTEVSVVRRAKEGIAYIAREPILRTTLACATTVNFFTFVANTNLLILFATRVLRLSGGAVGLALGLGASGALLGAVLAPKVVRAVGVGRGIAVGAVLFPAPIAIVAVAHGSVWLCAAAVALAEFLGGMGVMLFDIPLNSLQTAVIHDSVRSRVSGAYATVNYGIRPLGALAGGALAGIIGLRATLLVGAVGGAMSVLWLPASPVLRIRSLDGGLDG; encoded by the coding sequence ATGACGGGCGCCGAATCGCCGACCGAGATGGAACCGCTCGCCGAAACCGATGCTCCCGCAGAGCTCGGGCCCGGGCCGGTCGCCGCCGCCGCCGCGACCAGTGCGCTCGCCGAAGCCGAAGCGCCCGCCGCCACCTCAGCCCGCACCCACTTCCGCCGGTTCTGGCTCGGCGACACCGTCTCCCAGTTCGGTGACCGCGTCACCGAACTCGCCCTGCCTCTGATCGCCGCCGTCACCTTGCGCGCCAGCGCCACCGAGGTCTCCGTGCTGGCCGCCGTGGCCTGGCTCCCGAACCTGCTCGGCGTCCTGCTCGGCGCCTGGGTCGACCGGCGGCCCGGCAAGCGGCGCCTGATGATCGCCGCCGATCTGACCCGCGCCGCCGTCCTGCTCAGCCTGCCGACCGCCGCGGCCTTCCACGCGGTGACGCTTGGCCAGCTCTACTGCGTCGCGCTGCTCTGCGGCGCCGCGGCCGTGCTGTTCAACACCTCGTACCCGCCTTTCTTCGCGTACCTGGTGCCGCGCTCGGAGTACGTCTCGGCCAACAGCAAGCTCTCGGCCACGCGCTCCGCCTCGTTCATGGGCGGTCCGGCGCTCGGCGGTGCTCTGATCGCGGCGACGTCGGCGGCGTTCGCGGTGCTGGCCGACTCGGTGTCGTTCCTGTTCTCGGCGCTGACGATCAGCCGGGTGCCGGTGGACGAGCCCGAGCCGGAGCCCACCGAGGTCTCGGTGGTGCGCCGGGCCAAGGAAGGCATCGCCTACATAGCCCGCGAGCCGATTCTGCGCACGACACTGGCCTGCGCCACCACGGTCAACTTCTTCACCTTCGTCGCCAACACCAACCTGCTGATCCTGTTCGCGACGCGGGTGCTGCGGCTGTCCGGCGGGGCCGTCGGCCTGGCGTTGGGGCTCGGGGCGAGCGGTGCGTTGCTGGGTGCCGTCCTCGCTCCGAAGGTCGTACGAGCCGTGGGCGTCGGACGCGGCATCGCTGTCGGTGCCGTGCTGTTCCCGGCGCCGATCGCGATCGTCGCCGTGGCGCACGGCTCGGTGTGGCTGTGCGCGGCGGCCGTGGCGCTTGCCGAGTTCCTGGGCGGAATGGGCGTGATGCTGTTCGACATCCCCCTCAACTCCCTGCAGACCGCCGTCATCCACGACAGCGTCCGCAGCCGTGTGTCCGGCGCCTACGCGACCGTCAACTACGGCATCCGGCCACTCGGCGCGCTCGCCGGCGGCGCCTTGGCCGGGATCATCGGATTGCGGGCGACGCTGCTCGTCGGCGCCGTCGGCGGGGCGATGTCAGTGCTCTGGCTGCCGGCCTCGCCGGTGCTGCGGATCCGGTCCCTGGACGGCGGCCTCGACGGATAG
- a CDS encoding NUDIX domain-containing protein gives MTFEDDLAAEGEPEAEFHVGIAARQPMKRVAAGALFHDPQGRIVMVEPIYKPTWEIPGGMCEKGEAPRDACRREVAEEIGLATNVGRLLVVDWQPGHGVWGEIVVFVFDGGTLSEQHIDAVELQPDELRGLHRVALTDIRGRVRPSMYRRLSEADRAKRNGETLYLQFGRRA, from the coding sequence ATGACATTTGAGGACGATCTCGCCGCTGAGGGCGAGCCGGAAGCCGAGTTCCACGTCGGGATCGCCGCCAGGCAGCCGATGAAGCGTGTCGCCGCCGGTGCGCTGTTCCATGATCCGCAGGGTCGGATCGTCATGGTGGAACCGATCTACAAGCCCACCTGGGAGATCCCGGGCGGAATGTGCGAAAAAGGCGAGGCCCCCCGGGACGCCTGTCGGCGTGAGGTCGCCGAGGAGATCGGCCTGGCGACAAACGTCGGCAGACTCCTGGTCGTGGACTGGCAGCCGGGTCATGGCGTCTGGGGTGAGATCGTTGTGTTCGTTTTCGACGGTGGCACCTTGTCCGAGCAGCATATTGACGCGGTTGAGCTTCAACCTGACGAGTTGCGTGGACTGCACCGGGTGGCATTGACGGATATACGCGGTCGAGTACGCCCCAGCATGTATCGCCGTCTCAGCGAAGCCGACAGAGCCAAGCGCAACGGCGAGACGTTGTACCTGCAATTCGGCCGCCGAGCGTAG
- a CDS encoding NB-ARC domain-containing protein, producing MTFIAGTGIAAVALLGSFGDALELVKSTSEAIRRRSGHEEPPPATPVVAADSERPAARQPVLPPVEFIGRYEDLAMLMGALRNPLIPLITLKGVGGIGKTALAQEAMRVAAAEGLFSSIFWHSTPAEKFVGEGVLRTEVADYSFDALVNDLLHHSQVPSSTDAPTAVKAEIVRAWLADHRVLIVLDNLETVPDRDALVAGLFEILGQSKALMTSRYAVIHQRVFTMNLEGLSPQDGVAFLVRTGQLQNNRNLMKADADTLARIRDAAGGAPLAMLLISGQMDYEPIEQVLRVVEEAGFNDLSYEFYSFMFRRTWKELDGPARKVLVAMRLFEGNPTAGAVKYTADMADQEFYRAAAMLVRRSMLSLVGGQDERYTLHPLTRYFISTDVASRWE from the coding sequence GTGACGTTCATCGCGGGGACGGGGATCGCGGCGGTGGCCCTCTTGGGCTCGTTCGGCGATGCACTGGAGTTGGTGAAGAGCACGTCGGAAGCGATCCGTAGGCGTAGCGGCCACGAGGAGCCGCCGCCGGCGACGCCTGTCGTCGCGGCGGATTCGGAGCGGCCGGCCGCCCGGCAACCCGTCCTCCCGCCGGTCGAGTTCATCGGGCGATACGAGGATCTGGCGATGCTCATGGGGGCTTTGAGGAATCCGCTGATACCCCTGATCACGCTCAAGGGTGTGGGCGGGATCGGAAAGACCGCGCTGGCGCAGGAGGCCATGCGTGTGGCCGCGGCCGAAGGCTTGTTCAGCAGCATCTTCTGGCATAGCACCCCGGCTGAGAAGTTCGTCGGAGAGGGCGTCCTGCGCACCGAGGTCGCCGACTACTCGTTCGATGCCTTGGTCAACGACCTGCTTCACCACTCGCAGGTGCCGTCGAGCACCGATGCGCCCACGGCGGTGAAGGCGGAGATCGTCAGGGCCTGGCTGGCCGATCATCGAGTGCTGATTGTGCTTGACAACCTGGAGACCGTGCCCGACCGGGACGCACTGGTCGCCGGCTTGTTCGAAATCCTCGGCCAGAGCAAGGCCCTGATGACGAGCAGGTACGCCGTCATCCACCAGCGCGTGTTCACCATGAATCTCGAAGGACTCTCACCGCAGGACGGCGTCGCGTTTCTCGTCAGGACCGGCCAGCTCCAGAACAACCGGAACCTGATGAAAGCGGACGCCGACACCCTCGCGCGCATCCGCGACGCGGCCGGCGGTGCGCCGTTGGCGATGCTGCTCATCAGCGGACAGATGGACTACGAGCCGATCGAACAGGTCCTGCGAGTCGTCGAGGAGGCCGGGTTCAACGATCTGAGCTACGAGTTCTACAGCTTCATGTTCCGGCGGACCTGGAAGGAGCTGGACGGACCCGCCCGCAAGGTGCTGGTCGCCATGCGGCTCTTCGAGGGAAACCCGACCGCCGGCGCGGTCAAGTACACCGCCGACATGGCTGATCAGGAGTTCTACCGAGCGGCCGCCATGCTGGTCCGACGGTCCATGCTCAGCCTGGTCGGGGGCCAGGACGAGCGCTATACCCTGCACCCGCTGACACGCTACTTCATCAGCACCGACGTCGCATCGCGGTGGGAGTGA
- a CDS encoding GNAT family N-acetyltransferase has product MRGPWRDGGLQRDGAHANIRLRPVGVADVPLFFEHQRDPLAARMAAAMPVSRRDHDALWRAILADPAILARAVVVDGEVAGSLTSWTQWEQRQLGYWLGRDHWGRGVATTALALFLCELTERPVHAYVAGHNVASRRVLEKCGFRPDGLDGDASLLGYVLEL; this is encoded by the coding sequence GTGAGGGGTCCTTGGCGCGATGGCGGCTTACAGCGGGATGGCGCGCACGCCAACATCCGGCTGCGGCCGGTGGGGGTGGCCGACGTGCCGCTCTTCTTCGAGCACCAGCGCGATCCGCTCGCGGCCCGGATGGCCGCCGCGATGCCGGTCTCGCGCCGCGACCATGACGCACTGTGGCGCGCGATCCTGGCCGACCCGGCGATCCTGGCCCGCGCGGTCGTGGTCGACGGCGAGGTGGCCGGCTCGCTGACCTCCTGGACCCAATGGGAACAGCGCCAGCTCGGCTACTGGCTCGGCCGCGACCACTGGGGCCGCGGCGTCGCCACCACCGCGCTGGCGCTGTTCCTGTGCGAGCTCACCGAGCGGCCGGTGCACGCCTACGTCGCCGGGCACAACGTCGCCTCGCGGCGCGTGCTGGAGAAGTGCGGCTTCCGGCCGGACGGCCTCGACGGGGACGCGAGCCTGCTCGGATACGTCCTGGAACTCTGA
- a CDS encoding alpha/beta hydrolase family protein has product MPVPRSTDLAALHPGRRTALAGLAALGLGLGTVVPTISAGPARAATAPLVGPLQLTLPAPTGRCRIGNVALHLIDRSRRDPWVPSHPARELMISIWYPARDVDGYDPVPWLPAAAWSAYLRRIQIPPGLVTVPSTHGYDGAPADRRHGPRPVLLFSPGSGGDRGDCTTYTEELVSHGYVVVTIDHTHDSSEVEFPDGHVEPRTIPAGTPAIETEAVSVRVADTRFVLDQLCAIAAGRNPDVEHRPLPRGLAEMLDLCRIGMYGHSMGGATAAWAMLDDRRILAGCDLDGSLFGPVLTAGLDRPYLFMCSQTHDLANDPSWAQAWSHLRGWHKELRLVNSAHKSYTDLQSLLPQAAAVVDIPPSALQTIGTVDPARSVLAVRTYLRAYFDRFIRGHDSHLLDRPSPAFPEIEFLA; this is encoded by the coding sequence ATGCCCGTGCCCCGCTCCACCGACCTCGCCGCACTCCATCCCGGCCGCCGTACCGCCCTCGCCGGCCTGGCCGCGCTCGGGCTCGGGCTCGGCACGGTCGTGCCGACGATCTCCGCCGGGCCGGCTCGAGCCGCCACCGCCCCCCTCGTCGGCCCGCTTCAGCTCACCCTGCCCGCGCCGACCGGCCGGTGCCGGATCGGAAACGTCGCCCTGCACCTCATCGATCGATCCCGCCGCGATCCATGGGTCCCGTCGCATCCGGCACGTGAGCTGATGATCAGTATCTGGTACCCGGCCCGCGACGTCGACGGCTACGACCCCGTGCCCTGGCTGCCCGCCGCCGCGTGGTCGGCCTATCTGCGGCGCATCCAGATTCCGCCGGGCCTGGTGACCGTCCCCTCGACGCACGGCTATGACGGCGCGCCCGCCGATCGCCGACACGGTCCGCGTCCCGTGCTGCTGTTCTCACCGGGTTCCGGCGGCGACCGCGGCGACTGCACGACGTACACCGAGGAGCTGGTCAGCCACGGCTACGTGGTCGTCACCATCGACCACACCCACGACAGCTCGGAGGTCGAGTTCCCGGACGGCCACGTCGAACCCCGTACCATCCCGGCGGGCACTCCGGCGATCGAAACCGAGGCGGTCTCGGTCCGGGTCGCCGACACCCGGTTCGTGCTCGACCAGCTGTGCGCCATCGCGGCGGGCCGCAACCCGGATGTCGAGCACCGTCCGTTGCCTCGCGGCCTGGCCGAGATGCTGGACCTGTGCCGGATCGGGATGTACGGGCACTCCATGGGTGGCGCCACCGCGGCCTGGGCGATGCTCGACGACCGGCGGATCCTGGCCGGATGCGACCTCGACGGCTCGCTGTTCGGCCCGGTCCTCACCGCCGGGCTGGACCGGCCGTACCTGTTCATGTGCTCACAAACGCACGACCTGGCCAACGATCCGTCCTGGGCCCAGGCCTGGTCGCATCTGCGGGGTTGGCACAAGGAACTCCGCCTGGTGAACTCCGCGCACAAGTCGTACACCGACCTCCAGTCACTGCTGCCCCAGGCGGCCGCCGTCGTCGATATTCCGCCGAGCGCCCTGCAGACGATCGGCACCGTTGACCCGGCCCGGTCGGTACTCGCCGTACGCACCTATCTGCGCGCATATTTCGACCGGTTCATCCGCGGACACGACAGCCACCTGCTCGACCGTCCGTCCCCGGCCTTCCCCGAAATCGAGTTCCTGGCCTGA
- a CDS encoding peptidase S8, which produces MNIKPLIRPRALWAVVGAGTLAATALSVTAEAAPARTANAWHQWHQWHQLCAVPGTDQASCDVLQVDDPAEPVAAFGVTAGAAPSGYGPADLRSAYSLPADGGSGQTVAVIDADADPNAASDLATYRQQYGLPACTTSNGCFQKVSSSGSTTNLPPKASANQGTEDSLDLDMVSAIAPDAHIVLVEADGGGVSNMGQAVNEAVTLGAKFVSNSYIWKQASSDPSYDEDYYDHPGVVMAAGTGDWDYQWGVGYPSSSPYVTAVGGTSLVKASNPRGWTETVWNSKPGEGTGSGCSAYESKPSWQKDSGCAKRTESDVAAVADPGHGVAVYDSYQEKGWGVYGGTSAATPVIAGVYADAGTPSSGSNPASFPYADPGALNDVTSGSDGSCSPSYLCTAQKGYDGPTGLGTPNGTAAFRG; this is translated from the coding sequence ATGAATATCAAACCCCTCATACGCCCACGGGCCCTGTGGGCCGTCGTGGGCGCCGGCACGCTGGCGGCCACGGCCCTCAGCGTCACCGCCGAGGCCGCTCCGGCGCGTACTGCCAACGCCTGGCACCAGTGGCACCAGTGGCACCAGTTGTGCGCCGTGCCCGGCACCGACCAGGCGTCCTGCGACGTCCTGCAGGTCGACGATCCGGCCGAGCCGGTCGCCGCGTTCGGCGTCACGGCCGGCGCCGCCCCCTCCGGCTACGGCCCGGCCGACCTGCGCAGCGCGTACAGCCTCCCGGCCGACGGCGGTTCGGGCCAGACCGTCGCCGTCATCGACGCCGACGCCGACCCGAACGCAGCGAGCGACCTAGCCACCTACCGCCAGCAGTATGGGCTCCCGGCGTGCACGACCTCCAACGGCTGCTTCCAGAAGGTCAGCTCCAGCGGCAGCACCACGAACCTGCCGCCCAAGGCGAGCGCGAATCAGGGCACTGAGGACTCGCTGGACCTGGACATGGTCTCCGCCATCGCCCCCGACGCGCACATCGTCCTGGTCGAGGCGGACGGCGGCGGCGTGTCGAACATGGGCCAGGCGGTGAACGAGGCGGTCACGCTCGGCGCGAAGTTCGTCTCCAACAGCTACATCTGGAAGCAGGCTTCCTCGGACCCGAGCTACGACGAGGACTACTACGACCACCCCGGTGTCGTGATGGCCGCCGGGACCGGCGACTGGGACTACCAGTGGGGTGTCGGGTATCCGTCGAGTTCGCCCTACGTGACGGCCGTCGGGGGCACCTCGCTGGTCAAGGCCTCGAACCCGCGGGGGTGGACCGAGACGGTGTGGAACAGCAAGCCGGGCGAGGGCACCGGCTCGGGCTGCTCGGCCTATGAGTCCAAGCCCTCCTGGCAGAAGGACTCCGGCTGTGCCAAGCGCACGGAGTCCGACGTCGCCGCCGTCGCGGACCCCGGTCACGGGGTCGCGGTCTACGACAGCTATCAGGAGAAGGGCTGGGGCGTCTACGGCGGGACCAGCGCGGCCACCCCGGTCATCGCCGGGGTCTACGCCGACGCCGGGACGCCGTCGTCCGGATCGAACCCGGCTTCCTTCCCCTACGCCGATCCCGGCGCGCTGAACGACGTGACCAGCGGCAGCGACGGCAGCTGCAGTCCGTCCTACCTGTGCACCGCGCAGAAGGGGTATGACGGCCCGACCGGCCTGGGCACCCCGAACGGCACCGCGGCCTTCCGCGGCTGA
- a CDS encoding SAM-dependent methyltransferase produces MTDESISEDGGAELPDWTPPDIDRTKAHPARIYDYLLGGKDNFDVDREAAEVALGLMPELRGMARVNRAFLGRAVRHLAEAGITQFLDIGTGIPGPGNTGEVARLVQPEARVVYVDYDPIVSAHSRALLSGADPARTAIVQADVREPKTILDNGTVHAILDFDKPIAVLMVALLHFVSDAEDAHGIAAQFLDALAPGSALVVSHASEGHEPGKFGAARSGWNNATSQLVLRDREEIERFFEGTELLEPGVVIIPGWRPDHELTDEERSLDYGHAAVGIKR; encoded by the coding sequence ATGACCGACGAGTCGATCAGCGAGGACGGCGGCGCAGAGCTCCCGGACTGGACACCCCCGGATATAGACCGCACCAAGGCCCATCCCGCCCGTATCTACGACTACCTGCTCGGCGGCAAGGACAACTTCGACGTCGACCGCGAGGCCGCCGAGGTCGCGCTGGGCCTCATGCCCGAGCTGCGCGGCATGGCCCGGGTGAACCGCGCCTTCCTGGGACGCGCGGTCCGCCACCTGGCCGAGGCCGGCATCACCCAGTTCCTGGACATCGGCACCGGCATCCCCGGCCCCGGCAACACCGGCGAGGTCGCCCGCCTCGTCCAGCCCGAGGCCCGGGTGGTGTACGTCGACTACGACCCGATCGTCTCGGCGCACTCCCGCGCCCTGCTCTCCGGCGCCGACCCGGCCCGGACCGCGATCGTCCAGGCCGACGTGCGCGAGCCGAAGACCATCCTGGACAACGGCACCGTCCACGCGATCCTGGACTTCGACAAGCCGATCGCCGTCCTGATGGTGGCCCTGCTGCACTTCGTCTCCGACGCCGAGGACGCCCACGGCATCGCCGCGCAGTTCCTCGACGCCCTGGCCCCCGGCAGCGCACTGGTGGTCTCGCACGCCTCCGAGGGCCACGAGCCCGGCAAGTTCGGCGCCGCGCGCTCCGGCTGGAACAACGCCACCTCCCAGCTGGTGCTGCGCGACCGCGAGGAGATCGAGCGGTTCTTCGAGGGCACCGAGCTGCTGGAGCCGGGCGTGGTGATCATCCCGGGCTGGCGGCCGGACCACGAGCTCACCGACGAGGAGCGGTCGCTGGACTACGGCCACGCGGCGGTCGGGATCAAGCGGTAG
- a CDS encoding ArsR/SmtB family transcription factor codes for MTGKREERGRFGDLVIDDPRMMRALAHPARLAIMDILRREGPASATEVAPRVGISPSAASWHLRHLAGFGLVRDGEPHPDGRARRWEAAVRGFRFETPAEADDAEGFTAARTLMREMMAHALAFPGHWLADIEPGLDAEWSRAAGMSDTRVVVDAAELATILEGVEEVLAPYVNRDAAERPAGSRGVRLVRYALPESANGANGAGGTGGDE; via the coding sequence ATGACGGGGAAGCGTGAAGAACGCGGCAGGTTCGGCGATCTGGTCATCGACGACCCGAGGATGATGCGGGCCCTGGCTCACCCGGCCCGCCTGGCGATCATGGACATCCTGCGCCGTGAGGGCCCGGCCAGCGCGACCGAGGTGGCGCCGCGCGTGGGCATCAGCCCCTCGGCGGCGAGCTGGCACCTGCGGCACCTGGCCGGCTTCGGCCTGGTCCGCGACGGCGAGCCGCACCCGGACGGCCGGGCCCGCCGCTGGGAGGCCGCGGTGAGAGGGTTCCGCTTCGAGACTCCGGCGGAGGCCGACGACGCCGAGGGGTTCACCGCCGCGCGCACGCTGATGCGGGAGATGATGGCGCACGCGCTGGCGTTCCCCGGACACTGGCTGGCCGACATCGAACCCGGCCTGGACGCCGAATGGAGCCGCGCCGCGGGGATGTCGGACACGCGGGTCGTGGTGGACGCCGCGGAACTGGCGACGATCCTGGAGGGGGTCGAGGAGGTACTGGCTCCTTACGTGAACCGCGACGCGGCGGAGCGGCCGGCGGGGAGCCGGGGTGTGCGGCTGGTGCGCTATGCGCTGCCGGAAAGCGCGAACGGCGCGAACGGCGCGGGCGGCACGGGCGGCGATGAATGA
- a CDS encoding ADP-ribosylglycohydrolase family protein: protein MEPVAFHGVRDAVFQLPAERRSQWTAWLDEAEAKLPHAFQPNGFVVTALQAAWSAIWHTKISPDDPEAHFHLALQAAVRAGDDTDTVAAIAGALLGAAWGRTAIPGEWQRAIHGWPGLNADGLADLTNRITAAGD from the coding sequence GTGGAGCCTGTGGCCTTTCACGGCGTCCGTGACGCGGTGTTCCAACTCCCCGCCGAGCGCCGTTCCCAGTGGACCGCCTGGCTGGACGAGGCCGAGGCCAAGCTGCCGCACGCCTTCCAGCCGAACGGCTTCGTCGTCACCGCGCTGCAAGCCGCATGGTCCGCCATCTGGCACACCAAGATTTCCCCGGACGACCCCGAGGCGCACTTCCACCTCGCCCTGCAGGCCGCAGTCCGAGCCGGCGACGACACCGACACCGTAGCGGCGATCGCCGGCGCGCTACTGGGCGCGGCCTGGGGGCGTACGGCGATCCCCGGCGAGTGGCAGCGCGCCATCCACGGCTGGCCCGGCTTGAACGCAGACGGGCTGGCAGATCTGACGAACCGGATCACAGCGGCCGGCGACTGA